One Triticum dicoccoides isolate Atlit2015 ecotype Zavitan chromosome 4B, WEW_v2.0, whole genome shotgun sequence genomic window carries:
- the LOC119296268 gene encoding probable leucine-rich repeat receptor-like protein kinase At5g49770, whose protein sequence is MEEAGGYARMGLRGVLLALALLLSVCVPASHGLTDSQDTSVLRALMDQWQNSPPTWGQSDDPCGDSPWDGVTCSNNRVISIKVSTMGIKGVLAADIGQLTELQSLDLSFNNDLGGVLTPTIGNLKQLATLILAGCSFHGNIPDELGSLPKLSYMALNSNQFSGKIPASLGSLSSLYWFDVADNQLTGPLPISSNGGMGLDKLTKTKHFHFNKNQLSGPIPDALFSPEMTLIHLLFDGNKFTGDIPDSLGFVSTLEVVRLDRNSLSGPVPANLNNLTNVNELNLANNQLNGPLPNLSGMTLLNYVDLSNNTFDPSPSPQWFWKLPQLSALIIQSGRLYGTVPMKLFSSPQLQQVILDGNAFNGTLDLGRSISSELSMVSFKDNDFSSVTVTSSYNGTLALAGNPVCNHLPNTAYCNVTQHAPSPAYTTSLVKCFSGACPPEQSMSPQSCGCAYPYQGVMYFRAPFFADVGNGTAFQELESKLWTKLELSPGSVALEDPFFNSDSYMQVQVKLFPSGGPYFNRTEVMRIGFDLSNQTFKPPKEFGPYYFIASPYPFPDRNGPASKSKGAIIGIAVGCGVLLIALVGAAVYALMQRRRAQKATEELGGPFASWARSEERGGAPRLKGARWFSCEELKRSTNNFAEANELGYGGYGKVYRGMLPNGQFIAIKRAQQGSMQGGHEFKTEIELLSRVHHKNLVGLVGFCFEQGEQMLVYEYMSAGTLRDSLTGKSGLHLDWKKRLRVALGAARGLAYLHELADPPIIHRDVKSSNILMDEHLTAKVADFGLSKLVSDSDKGHVSTQVKGTLGYLDPEYYMSQQLTEKSDVYSFGVVMLELIIARQPIEKGKYIVREAKRVFDAADAEFCGLRGMIDSRIINTNHLAAFSKFVQLAIRCVEEGAAARPSMSDVVKEIEMMLQNEGLSSASTSATDFDVTKTAPRHPYNDPLPKKDKDMSTDSFDDYSGGYSFQSKVQPK, encoded by the exons ATGGAGGAAGCTGGTGGCTATGCGAGGATGGGTCTGAGAGGGGTGCTTCTCGCTCTGGCTTTGCTGCTCTCGGTGTGCGTGCCAGCAAGCCATGGACTCACGGACAGCCAGGACA CTTCTGTTCTCCGAGCGTTAATGGATCAGTGGCAGAACTCGCCACCGACGTGGGGACAGTCCGATGATCCCTGCGGCGATTCGCCATGGGACGGAGTGACATGCAGCAACAACAGGGTGATCTCCAT AAAAGTGTCAACCATGGGCATCAAAGGAGTTCTAGCCGCTGACATCGGGCAGCTGACCGAGCTGCAATCCCT GGACCTGTCCTTCAACAATGACCTTGGAGGTGTGCTCACTCCGACCATCGGTAATTTGAAGCAGCTTGCAACCTT GATTCTGGCAGGTTGCAGCTTTCATGGCAACATCCCTGATGAGCTAGGGAGTCTTCCAAAACTATCTTACAT GGCTCTGAACTCGAATCAGTTCTCTGGAAAAATACCAGCATCTTTGGGCAGTCTCTCCAGCCTCTATTGGTTTGATGTCGCCGACAATCAGCTGACCGGCCCATTGCCAATCTCATCAAACGGGGGAATGGGTCTAGACAAGCTTACAAAAACCAAACACTT CCACTTCAATAAGAACCAATTGTCTGGTCCCATCCCAGACGCTCTCTTCAGCCCTGAGATGACACTGATTCATCT GCTTTTTGATGGAAATAAATTCACCGGTGACATCCCGGACTCTCTTGGGTTTGTTAGTACACTCGAAGTTGT CCGGCTGGATAGAAATTCCCTCTCCGGACCAGTTCCGGCGAACCTGAATAACCTCACCAACGTAAACGAGCT CAACTTAGCCAACAACCAGCTTAACGGACCGTTGCCCAATCTATCTGGGATGACTCTTCTCAATTATGT CGATCTGAGCAACAACACATTTGATCCTTCCCCGAGCCCGCAGTGGTTTTGGAAGTTGCCACAGCTCTCGGCTCT AATTATACAATCCGGAAGACTCTACGGCACGGTGCCGATGAAGCTGTTCAGCAGCCCGCAGCTGCAGCAAGT GATCCTGGACGGCAACGCGTTCAATGGCACCCTGGACCTGGGGAGGAGCATCAGCAGCGAGCTGAGCATGGTGAGCTTCAAGGACAACGACTTCTCCTCCGTCACGGTGACCTCCAGCTACAACGGCACCCTCGC GCTGGCCGGGAACCCGGTGTGCAACCACCTGCCGAACACGGCGTACTGCAACGTGACACAGCACGCGCCTTCGCCGGCGTACACGACGAGCCTGGTGAAGTGCTTCTCGGGGGCGTGCCCGCCGGAGCAGAGCATGAGCCCGCAGAGCTGCGGGTGCGCGTACCCGTACCAGGGGGTGATGTACTTCCGCGCGCCCTTCTTCGCGGACGTGGGCAACGGGACGGCGTTCCAGGAGCTGGAGAGCAAGCTGTGGACCAAGCTGGAGCTCTCCCCGGGCTCCGTGGCCCTGGAGGACCCCTTCTTCAACAGCGACTCCTACATGCAGGTCCAGGTGAAGCTCTTCCCTTCCGGCGGCCCCTACTTCAACCGCACCGAGGTGATGCGCATCGGCTTCGACCTCAGCAACCAGACCTTCAAGCCGCCCAAGGAGTTCGGCCCCTACTACTTCATCGCCTCCCCGTACCCCTTCCCAG ATCGGAACGGGCCGGCGTCCAAGAGCAAGGGCGCCATCATCGGGATCGCGGTTGGCTGCGGCGTCCTGCTCATCGCGCTCGTGGGAGCTGCCGTCTACGCGCTCATGCAGAGGCGGCGCGCGCAGAAGGCCACGGAAGAGCTCGGGGGGCCTTTCG CGTCGTGGGCTCGGAGCGAGGAGCGGGGCGGCGCGCCGCGGCTGAAAGGGGCGAGGTGGTTCTCGTGCGAGGAGCTGAAGCGGAGCACCAACAACTTCGCCGAGGCGAACGAGCTGGGGTACGGAGGGTACGGCAAGGTGTACAGGGGCATGCTGCCCAACGGGCAGTTCATCGCCATCAAGAGGGCGCAGCAAGGGTCGATGCAGGGCGGGCACGAGTTCAAGACCGAGATCGAGCTGCTCTCCCGGGTGCACCACAAGAACCTCGTCGGCCTCGTCGGCTTCTGCTTCGAGCAGGGCGAGCAGATGCTCGTCTACGAGTACATGTCCGCCGGCACGCTGCGCGACAGCCTCACCG GGAAGAGCGGCCTCCATCTCGACTGGAAGAAGCGCCTCCGGGTGGCGCTGGGCGCGGCACGCGGCCTCGCCTACCTGCATGAGCTCGCCGACCCGCCCATCATCCACCGGGACGTCAAGTCCAGCAACATCCTCATGGACGAGCACCTCACCGCCAAGGTCGCCGACTTCGGCCTCTCCAAATTAGTGTCCGACAGCGACAAGGGCCACGTCAGCACCCAAGTCAAAGGAACGCTG GGTTATCTGGACCCCGAGTACTACATGTCCCAGCAACTGACGGAGAAGAGCGACGTCTACAGCTTCGGCGTGGTCATGCTCGAGCTGATCATCGCCAGGCAGCCGATCGAGAAGGGCAAGTACATCGTCAGGGAGGCCAAGAGGGTTTTCGACGCTGCCGACGCCGAGTTCTGCGGCCTCAGGGGCATGATAGACTCCAGGATCATCAACACCAACCATCTCGCCGCGTTCAGCAAGTTCGTGCAGCTGGCCATCCGGTGCGTGGAGGAGGGCGCTGCCGCCCGACCGTCCATGAGCGACGTCGTCAAGGAGATCGAGATGATGCTGCAGAACGAGGGGCTCAGCAGCGCCTCCACGTCTGCGACCGACTTCGACGTCACTAAAACCGCTCCTCGCCACCCTTACAACGATCCTCTCCCAAAGAAGGACAAGGACATGAGCACAGACTCATTCGACGACTACAGCGGAGGATATTCTTTCCAGTCAAAGGTCCAACCAAAGTAG